The following are from one region of the bacterium genome:
- a CDS encoding protein-L-isoaspartate(D-aspartate) O-methyltransferase, with translation MSGSQQNPTEAWYRAKREEMVRTQLVARGIHDPSVLRAMQEVPRQRFVPEMIRNEAYDDSPLVIGYHQTISQPFIVAYMLEQLHLNSTERVLEIGLGSGYQAAVLSRIVHEVYALEIIPELAKLASQTLRELGFANVHTDCRNGWEGWREHAPFDAIIVAAAAERLPETLLDQLAEGGRMILPIGDSRTSQVLRFLQKKAGSVIEQTGIAVMFVPLIDPRE, from the coding sequence ATGAGCGGTTCACAACAGAATCCGACCGAAGCGTGGTACCGCGCAAAGCGGGAAGAAATGGTACGCACACAACTTGTTGCCCGGGGAATTCACGATCCATCGGTGCTACGAGCGATGCAGGAAGTGCCGCGCCAGCGGTTTGTTCCCGAAATGATCCGTAATGAAGCATACGACGATTCACCGCTGGTTATAGGATACCACCAGACGATATCGCAACCATTCATCGTTGCCTACATGCTCGAACAACTTCACCTGAATTCAACCGAACGGGTCTTGGAAATCGGATTGGGTAGCGGTTATCAAGCCGCCGTTCTATCGCGTATCGTGCACGAAGTTTACGCACTGGAAATAATCCCGGAATTAGCAAAATTGGCGAGTCAAACGCTTAGGGAATTGGGTTTCGCTAATGTTCATACCGACTGTCGAAACGGTTGGGAAGGTTGGCGAGAACACGCTCCGTTCGATGCTATCATTGTTGCTGCTGCCGCCGAGAGACTCCCGGAAACTCTCCTCGATCAATTGGCGGAGGGAGGTCGGATGATTCTTCCGATAGGTGATTCCCGGACTTCGCAAGTCTTACGTTTCCTCCAAAAGAAAGCGGGAAGTGTAATCGAGCAAACTGGGATAGCAGTCATGTTTGTTCCCCTTATCGATCCGAGGGAATAG